In Bifidobacterium sp. ESL0775, the following are encoded in one genomic region:
- a CDS encoding TetM/TetW/TetO/TetS family tetracycline resistance ribosomal protection protein codes for MGQAVVGIAAHVDAGKTTLCEAMLYRAGDIRRLGRVDHGDAFLDTDAMEKRRGITIFSKQALLQQGDVEFTLLDTPGHVDFSAEMERTLRVLDYAILVVGANDGLQGYTETLWRLLARYNVPVFIFINKMDAAGADKTGLIAQMQQRFSEGCVDFAGGAEPGEQEEVALLDDSGTTMDELLDSGKISDDTLRSMVAKRQLFPCYSGSALKLEGIDEFLAGLERFTKQRDYPSEFGARVYKISHDGQGNRLTWLKVTGGTLKVKAMLTNVHNDGSEKSDAASKNSGYNAPDKSVSHDGDANGVAGSDSEIWQEKVDQIRRYSGAKFELADEVAAGDVCAVTGLTRTFPGQGLGFESDAGESVLQPVLTYTVLPGAGIASNVSVQDTSNAGGAEDSHASGEKSKAKNASDGSDGSGVGNNSGKPAEVTPELHKILVALRTLEDEDPALHVRWVARLGEIHVQLMGAVQVEIITQMMHDRFGIDVHFGPGGILYRETITAPVEGIGHFEPLRHYAEVHLLLEPGEPGSGLRFGSRCSLDDLDRNWQRAILAHLREREHLGVLTGSPITDMRISLVAGRGHEKHTEGGDFREATYRAVRQGLMELKARGECRLLEPWYSFRLEVPQDMLGRAMADIQRMSGSFDAPKSDGDYAELKGRAPVSEMRDYSMDVNAYTHGRGSLTCVFAGYQPCHNADQVIKQTAYDPETDLENTPDSVFCAHGAGYTVKWNKVPDFAHVDSGLSFNN; via the coding sequence ATGGGACAAGCGGTGGTGGGGATCGCGGCGCATGTGGACGCGGGGAAGACCACGTTATGCGAGGCGATGTTGTACCGGGCAGGGGATATCCGCAGACTCGGGCGTGTGGACCACGGCGACGCGTTTCTTGACACCGATGCCATGGAGAAGCGACGCGGCATTACCATTTTCTCCAAGCAGGCCCTTTTGCAGCAGGGTGATGTCGAATTTACATTGCTTGACACCCCTGGCCACGTTGATTTTTCGGCGGAGATGGAGCGGACGCTGCGGGTGTTGGATTATGCGATCCTTGTCGTCGGCGCCAACGACGGGTTGCAAGGTTACACCGAAACGCTTTGGCGGCTTTTGGCTCGCTATAACGTACCCGTGTTCATTTTCATCAATAAAATGGACGCTGCAGGAGCCGATAAGACCGGATTGATCGCGCAGATGCAACAACGGTTTTCTGAGGGATGCGTTGACTTCGCAGGCGGCGCCGAACCGGGCGAGCAGGAGGAAGTCGCGTTGCTGGACGACAGCGGCACGACGATGGACGAGTTGCTTGATTCTGGCAAGATCTCGGACGACACCTTGCGCTCGATGGTGGCCAAACGCCAACTTTTCCCTTGCTATTCCGGTTCAGCGCTGAAACTTGAGGGCATCGATGAGTTCTTGGCCGGACTGGAACGGTTTACCAAGCAACGCGATTATCCAAGTGAGTTCGGCGCTCGCGTCTACAAGATATCGCACGACGGACAAGGCAATCGCCTCACCTGGCTCAAAGTCACGGGCGGCACGCTCAAGGTGAAGGCGATGCTGACGAACGTCCATAACGATGGTTCTGAAAAGTCTGACGCCGCAAGCAAGAACAGTGGTTATAACGCTCCCGATAAATCGGTGAGCCATGACGGTGATGCGAACGGTGTAGCCGGATCCGATAGCGAGATCTGGCAAGAGAAAGTCGATCAGATCCGGCGGTATTCCGGTGCGAAGTTTGAGCTGGCGGACGAGGTTGCGGCCGGTGATGTCTGTGCGGTGACAGGGTTGACGCGTACCTTCCCGGGACAAGGCTTGGGCTTCGAATCCGATGCCGGCGAATCTGTATTACAACCGGTGCTGACCTATACCGTGTTACCCGGAGCTGGTATTGCCAGTAATGTGTCCGTGCAGGATACCTCAAATGCTGGAGGCGCTGAGGATTCTCACGCCAGTGGAGAGAAGTCCAAGGCCAAGAATGCAAGCGATGGTTCGGACGGTTCTGGAGTCGGAAATAATTCGGGTAAGCCCGCTGAGGTCACTCCGGAGTTGCACAAGATCCTCGTGGCGCTGCGCACGCTCGAGGATGAGGACCCGGCGTTGCATGTGCGCTGGGTGGCGCGGCTCGGCGAGATTCATGTGCAGCTGATGGGCGCGGTGCAGGTCGAGATCATCACGCAGATGATGCACGACCGTTTCGGCATCGACGTTCATTTCGGCCCCGGTGGCATCCTCTATCGCGAGACCATCACCGCGCCGGTCGAGGGTATCGGCCATTTCGAGCCGTTGCGCCATTACGCCGAGGTCCATCTGCTGCTCGAACCGGGAGAACCTGGCAGCGGCTTGCGCTTCGGTTCGCGTTGCAGCCTCGATGACCTCGACCGCAACTGGCAACGGGCGATCCTAGCCCACCTCCGCGAGAGGGAGCATCTGGGTGTCCTCACCGGTTCGCCGATTACGGATATGAGGATTTCCCTCGTCGCCGGCCGTGGCCACGAGAAGCACACCGAAGGCGGGGACTTCCGCGAGGCCACCTATCGTGCCGTGCGGCAAGGCCTGATGGAGCTCAAGGCAAGGGGAGAATGCCGACTTCTTGAGCCTTGGTACAGCTTCCGCCTGGAGGTTCCGCAGGACATGCTGGGTCGCGCGATGGCCGATATCCAGCGGATGAGCGGCAGTTTCGACGCCCCGAAATCCGACGGCGATTACGCCGAGCTGAAAGGTCGCGCGCCAGTTTCGGAAATGCGTGACTACTCGATGGACGTCAACGCCTACACCCACGGCCGAGGCTCGTTGACTTGCGTTTTCGCGGGCTACCAGCCCTGCCACAACGCCGACCAAGTCATCAAGCAAACCGCTTACGACCCAGAGACCGACCTCGAGAACACCCCAGATTCGGTCTTCTGCGCCCACGGCGCCGGCTACACGGTCAAGTGGAACAAGGTCCCCGATTTCGCTCACGTCGACAGCGGGTTGTCGTTCAATAATTAG
- a CDS encoding ABC transporter ATP-binding protein gives MTYIDVKGETKQYKTGDTTIYANHDVSFSIERGELVVILGASGAGKSTLLNILGGMDTCDSGQVIIDGNDIAQYDARELTTYRRYDVGFVFQFYNLVSNLTARENVELSAEIVPHAADPTQTLIDVGLENRLDNFPAQLSGGEQQRVAIARAVAKKPKILLCDEPTGALDYNTGKQVLRILQDQSRKFGSTVIIVTHNAAIAPIGDRVIHMRDARVQSVERHETPADINDIEW, from the coding sequence ATGACATATATCGACGTCAAGGGCGAGACGAAGCAGTACAAGACCGGCGACACGACGATCTACGCGAACCACGACGTCAGCTTCTCCATCGAACGCGGCGAGCTCGTGGTCATCCTGGGCGCCTCCGGGGCTGGCAAATCGACGCTGCTGAACATCCTCGGCGGCATGGATACCTGCGATTCCGGGCAGGTGATCATCGACGGCAACGACATCGCGCAATACGACGCCCGGGAGCTCACGACCTACCGGCGCTACGACGTCGGCTTCGTCTTCCAGTTCTACAACCTCGTCTCCAACCTCACCGCGCGCGAGAACGTCGAGCTCTCCGCCGAGATCGTGCCGCATGCAGCCGACCCGACCCAGACGCTCATCGACGTGGGGCTTGAGAACCGGCTCGACAACTTCCCGGCCCAGCTTTCCGGCGGCGAGCAGCAGCGCGTGGCCATCGCCCGCGCCGTGGCCAAGAAACCGAAGATCCTCTTGTGCGACGAGCCGACCGGCGCGCTGGACTACAACACCGGCAAACAGGTGCTGCGCATCTTGCAGGACCAGTCGCGCAAGTTCGGCTCCACCGTCATCATCGTCACCCACAACGCCGCCATCGCGCCGATTGGTGACCGCGTCATCCACATGCGCGATGCACGGGTGCAATCCGTCGAGCGGCATGAGACGCCGGCCGATATCAACGACATCGAGTGGTGA